ctgtcactCATCTGTCCCAAGGTTTGCTTTGAGCTGTTGGGACCCTTTTGTTTGGCGGTAAATGGTCCTTCGTGACTGAAACAACTAGAAATCAGTATTGTGGAATTTTGCATCAAGAATAAATTGCAGACAGCAAGGATTCAAACGAGACGAATATAATGACAGCTCATTCGTCGTGCGTGGGCTCTTTGTTCAATCAAAAAGCTTGCACGATTCCAGACGGAATGTTCACCTGGATAAATACAGAGCACGAAAAGCTATGCAAATGCGGTGCAATTATTTCGACGGGCAGCACCCACAGCATTTCATTTCCGTCATTCCTGACAAAACGGTGCGAATTCAAGTCCATCCATACCGGTACCCAATTACCCAATCACGCCTGCTCCGCCTGCTGCTGGATGAAGTAAATGAGCACCTCTCTGGCTGCCCCTAGCTAGTAAGTACTGGAACAAAAccagaaaaataattacgGAGAACAAAGAACAACAGGTGTGGCAACGGAAGCGATCCCCGAGGAGATCGTCGACCTCAGCAGGACGAGCattgaaagaatttaaatatagaatacaataataataataatgtagcaGTTTCCTCATTCAGATTAGCGTGAGCCTTGTtctgctgtaaaaaaaaaaaggcttccGTGATTTTCTCCAGACATCCGGTTGAGAATCAAATTAGGTAGAAACGGTCACGGTGCAATTGTGAAACGCCATTTTTGGTTGGGTCTTTtcactcgtttctttttttttgagaaaatGAATCGTACACCGTTTGGAAAAATAAGCTGCGTGATATCAATTCTCGAATGCAGAGCTCACCACGTGTGGTATAGGAGTTGAATTGATTCGTACCCAGGAAGCCACAGGAGTCTAGTTGACGTTAATAATCATCGGACCCAAAAAGGCGCCGAGTTCAAACGGCTCTCATTTCATTCCTCCCATGGGATTGAATTAAATCGACGAATTGAACCGATTAAAGGCGTTTAATACGTAGACATCAGCAATAATAATTCAATGAGGAAAATCAAACGGTCAATTAAGGTCAAAGGGAGAGAGGCGGCGAGGAGGGAAAGGTGAAGTGAAAACGTCAAcatcaacaagagaaaaagagattacaataaaaaaaaatgatacaaAAATCGTCGGACGTTGAGAGTctcaaatgaaaacttaccgtCAAATCATCAGACAACAAAAGAGGCGACAGAAAAATGCAGGCGCGGTTTCATCTGACTAGGTCTGTACATCGACACACGAATCATACACAAAAATACACAGCAAAAGTCGGAAACAAATTCAAGCCAAATGTTAGAAATCCTGTTTTTGTCACGCGAACAAGAGAACCCCCcctcaaaaaagaaatcgtagAATTGCAGTTGCCATCCAAATTAGATATTATTCGCATAATAAttttatgtgtttttttttgttttgttttgttttgtttgtttagtcTGATCAAATAGCAACAACGTGGCTGTTGACCCTATTCGTTTGGGGGAAAATTAAAGGCACGTCATCAGACTTTCGATTGCAGCCACATTTCACTTGGTCGGCATTTAGCCCAATTTCCCTTTGTGgttaagctgctgctgctgctgcgctgttTGATGCAATCGCAAAGTCCTCCAACGGTCTCTCGTTAGAATAtacaaagaaagagaaagagagctcCAGTTATAGACTTCCATTCTGTGGCTGGCTGGTCGCAACAATCGCTCGACTGGGAACAACATTTAGTGACGCAATGGTACGGGGCTGCTCCCAAGTGCAGGGGGTGATAAACAGAAAGGGAGGAGGCCATATTGGAGGGAGAGAACGAAGGGTCAAAATCGACGGcagtcaaaaaataataattttccctttttttacagACAAGAATTGCGCGGAATTGTTCGATGATAAAAACAGATCGGGACGGACGGAAACGAGAGGCCGGACAAAAAATCCAAGGTGTATAAGGCAGGAAATGAGAAGCTGCGGGGGCTCAGGCGATACTTTCCGAGTGATTGCCAGTGGCGTTGGGTAAAGTGACGACGACATTGGACAGGGACGGGTCGCGGTGGATGCGGACGGCCCCGTTGACCAAATGACGGCCGCCGCCTTGGTCCGTGTCGGTCGTGTCGTCGTCATCGGTGACGGACCGCTCCGTGTCTGCGGCTGGCTTGGCCATGTTCTTGCGGATGAAGCGCAAACTGCTGCGAGCGCTGCGGCGGAAGGATTCGCGCAAGAGGCGGGTCAGCTCGGCCGCCGTCATGGggacgctgctgctggtcgtGTCTGAGCTGCTGGAACTGGTCGTTCCACCAGTGCAATCGGTCGTGCTGGAAcaagcgctgctgctgccggacgTCGAGGCTTCGGTACTTTCGCAGTCCACCAACTGGGAGAGACGGTCGCTGAGAATGCCCGGCCGGAGACTTTCCGATCCATGGCTGCGCATTTCCAGGATGACGGAAGTGTAAGCTGGAGGCAAGTGCCTGGAAGCGGAAGTGATGGAcgtctggtggtggtgatCTCTTCCCAAATCCATTTCGGCCATGGCGGCCATGCTCGTCACCGTGTTGCCAGGAGTGTGGACGGGGGTCGTCATGTCGCGGATCTGGCGGAAACTGCGCCGGATGCTCTCGCGCAACATTTTGGCAATCCTGTAGGCAATCGaaccaaatgaaattaaaataggaaaaatggaaaatattgTTAGGTGGTGGATTACCGCGCTCCAGTGGCCGTGTTGTAGGTCGGAGGCGGAGTGTATTTGGGCGGCGGATCGGGAAACGTTGCCGGATTAGGCGATGGCGAGCGCGAACGGGATCGTGAGGAACGACCCGATCTGCGCCGCTCGCTCCTCTGCTGACTGCGCGACGACCTGGATGCAGTGCGGGAAGACGACTGGCTCGGGATGAGGTACGTTCGGAAGTTTGGCCGGTAAAGTAATTTGATCCTCTGCAAATTGATTCCCcaccaagaaaaacaaagtcaaATGTGAAATCGAGTGaattgtcttttttgttttgtttttcatcttACATCAAACAAGTCAGACGGGCCGGAAGAGAGATATCGGATGCACTGGATGAGGCCGACGGCTGGAATGAGAAGGATAGGAATCAATTGAAGCATGGACCCAGCCTGACGGGCCCAAAGGGGCCAATAAGCGTAGCCTTCGGTCATTCGCCAATTGAACATGTCGCAGAAATGGCCCATTTTGAAAGACGACACACTCAGCACCTGcgataattcaatttaaaaatgaaaagcaaaaataataagaaaacaattgaaaatgagcACCATGGCcattgaagaagaagcgaaagtGAAtgtcataataaataaaataccaaGAGTCCAACGGGCAAAACGACGCTCCACGAGAAAGTGAGCATGGGGACGCACCAGTTGGCCATGCAGCCGGGCCCTTTGACGAGGACGGCCACGATACTTTCGCCATTGTAGGGCCGACCGCGAACAATCAAGACGGCCGCTATTTGGACGACGTAGATGATCATGAGCCACCACAGCGAGCCCACCACGTAATCCAGGTGGTAAACGATGGAAATCCCCAACTAAATCACAAATAACACGAATAAGACAATtaggaaaatgaataaaacacacacacacatcgtgACTCGAGGATTAAACTTCGCTTCATCGTGACTCGATGGAAAATCAGGGAGACACAACCGACTGGGTGCACGCGCCTCAAGGCCAAAAAACAAGTTGGAATGAGCGTCATCATCACGTATTGACTTTTCCGGTTAAAGTGCCGACGTCTTAAGGACGGGCTGAACCATCAATCAACTCGCAATATCCCGACGAATAATTTTTCCCAAGTCGCAAAAAACCAACGACAGCGCAAGGCCGGCCGTGTCTTGATTTTCGTGCAACgggagttttaaaaaaatggccgaTTTCGTGGAACGGGAGAGAGAGGTGGACGAAATTGTACAACAACTCACCTCGGTGGCGAGGGGGAGGCAGAGGAAGAATCCGACGAGGCACGTGCAAAAAGTGATGGTCGTCTCCCAGGACTTGAGGCAACACGAGCGAAAGGCCACGATGCCGTTGATGACGCAATGCCAAATGGCCAGCTGCTGGGCGATGCCAAACGCCACCAGGGAAAAGTAGAAGAGGACGGCCCAAAAAGGCGAGAACTCGGTGGGCCCGATGATGGCCACCAGGGCTGGAAACAATTCCGTCGCCAGTCGGATCGGCTGGTAACCCGAATGGTCACCCGGACCGTCGTCACCTTCACGCACAGCCACTCCCATCACCAAATTGTTGTGGAATTCCTCTTGCctaaatagaaaattgaaaCTCATTAGAGAATTCCATTGAATTAGCAAAAATGCTCGTGTGTTCATACTTGTTGAGAAGATTGGCCTGTTGGTGTTGTCGCATGAATCGCAAATTCTTGAGGAATCTGTAACTCTTGTCCGTTTCTGTGCAACGAAGAAATTGGcggtaaaattcaaaaattcaaattgaattaaaaatgaacgGATATACCGAATGAGCTCATGATGTATTCGTAAGGGCCTCTAGAGTTGATGATTTGTAGGCAGGCGGATGCCAGGAAGCCGGACAACATGAGGACGAAGAGCGTGAGACCAATGACGACGGTGATGTCACGCCGCAAGCTGTGCCCGTACCGATTGTGAGACGTGATTTGCATGACGATGGCGCCGCACATGCCCCAAGTCATAAACACCTCGCGGGCTGCAATCACCCAGACCTATGGACAACACAACACACGAAACGGCCATTGGCCATTAATAACAATATTTCGGGAGGGAAAATAACACGAGCCAGGAGGAAAAAACGAATGGATGgacaagtaaaagaaaaaaatgaaaaaatcgttaaaagaGTCAACGAACCGAGACTTTTATGTGCGCATATCAAAATAGCGAATGTGTAACGGTTGAGCTCTTAACGTCCGGATCAAGTCAATAAATCTCTGTccggttcttttgttttgctgttgtttttgttttgtttaagtgAATGTACCGTTGGATAAAGTAAAGGGGGAAGCAAGCAGCTCATATCGCGTGTCTCGACTATACAGTTATACCGGTTGACTCTATACATGTTAGCCAAGACAAGTGATTCAAAGTTTCAAACTGTTAAACGGACGGACGTACTTTGGTGTCTGTGAAAAACTCGTTCCAAGGAGTCCGGTCGAGGACGCCTCCAACGCCGCTGTTCGGCACCGACGAGCTGTAGCCCAGCACCTTGACGCAGATGATGAAATAGCCGAGAATGGGCAGCGTGCCGAAGGCGTAAACCACTTTGCCGTACGAACGAAGCCCTGGAttcaatccatccatccatccgaacgaagaaaaatggaataagaataataaaagaaaaattccatttagaaaaagatgaaaaagatgACGACAAAATGGTTTCAACTTAGGACGGATCAATCTGATCAGTTTTATAACGTGTGTGTCGTGTGTTTTTCTTGATACCTTTGCCGAGGGCTACGAAAACGATCATCCAGATAACGGCCAAGTTGAAGGCCAGCTCAAACTTGAGAGACATGAAGCTGAGTGGCGGTGACCAGGGAGCGCTGCGCTGCAACACCCGGGCCCTTCGATGACGATTAtaaaaatgtacaaaaaaaaaaaatgttatttccaCCTGTGTAATTAACTTGATGAGGTTAACACTATCCATCAAGGTGTACGTCTATAGCGAGGCCATTTCATGGTGACTTTGAGAATGGCCAAAacgaaaaacattcaaatgtGTGGCGGCTCGCGGCCTTGTGTAACATGGCGGAACCGCAGttttcgaaagaaaaatttaaacaaaaaagtcaaTTCATGTCTTACTGGAAGTAATCGGGAATGGTTTCTTCGAGGCTGAACGAATAGTTGGTGGGTTGGGAGCAGCCGCGAATTTGCTCGTAGCACTTTGACCATTTGTAGCGATCCTCCTGGGCGATGAAGGAATcgcggaagtagaaaaacatCCAGGCCACGCCGACGATGCTGTAGATGCCGCTGATGGCCTGGCCGATGAGCAGAGCGATGCCCACTCCCTGAGATGGACACGACGGAAATCAATGCATTCGTTTTATTATAGGAAAtcgtattaatttaaaaaaagagggaaattACTTTGAAAATGGGCGAGATGCGCCACATGTCGATGACGTTGGAGCCGAGGAATTGGCCGAGGCAGGCGTGAAAGCAGAGGAGCGGGATGCCAAAGAGGAACGACAGGAGCATAAACTGGACGATAAAGTTGCCGCCGTACTCGATGCTCAACAGGGCGAAACGGGAGACGTTGAAGAGGCCCAGGGTGGCGGCCAGCAGGGCGAACATGGGCGACATGTTGTGCGGCCAAATGCCGCCGAGTTTCCGGCGCGACTCCTCCTCGGGATCGACGTTGCCATCCGCATTGCGATTCCTCCTGTTATCAATTCAATGCGAAAAGAAATTCCGTGTCATTCGAGTCATTTGCATCAAATAAGACTAAGGAAAGTGAAAATAATCAGAGAAAtggagacaacaacaacattcctcatttctttttgtcttccaGTAGAAcctgaaacaacaacaacaacaacaacaaccaactaaataacaaagaaaaaggaaaaaaaaaagattggggCAGATGCCCTTTGATTCTCTGCGTCCGTCTGCGGTATGTTTATGGCGGTCGAGAGATTTCAAATTcctttcattcttcttctttttctttttgagtgtGCTGTCCTTTTTGGCTGGGGCATCAGAGCGCAGAGCACTCGTATTGCTCTAATCGTGGGAATTATTTATTACAACCCGCCCGATTACAAgtcggagagagaaagaa
The sequence above is drawn from the Daphnia pulicaria isolate SC F1-1A chromosome 1, SC_F0-13Bv2, whole genome shotgun sequence genome and encodes:
- the LOC124344332 gene encoding sodium-dependent transporter bedraggled-like encodes the protein MFSTMLSGGGNRRATSLGKGHLSQAAAARLARTSSWNDGLDGAGIPTTPSTNNDTTSSSAAAATATGHHSILRVADESTRQQPTTLQQLQAQQQARMRRSSMRRMVRFRMSAGSTGGPSADVDPINVSSASPSGEGGVDGDGHLSGTKSCNGQPPHYPSANDGADATSSASVRNECRALGGGGGGHKSLNESLGNVGSSTSSSTSSTSSSSGDERSSRAAVPLLWQPMNKQQPLAMMEETSNSSRSSAASPFPPPLLPPPPFSSSTSSSTSCQRSGAIPTAFVSPAVSTSESVAAGSRSASDATATPSYSSSTFQVESEQEPTNRWPSATNNSAAVVSHPPTASPVNSSGTGREVLVRQVSRFSVMQTSLDGDQQQLSSSAAAGTAGDSLANPPPSGELRDPCSSSSSATIGVHRPLTSSSSNQSRRQRGRSGRTREGGGGGGGHSRARRQRSNMSAASGTSRASTVSSPDTPIVRSQRRRNRNADGNVDPEEESRRKLGGIWPHNMSPMFALLAATLGLFNVSRFALLSIEYGGNFIVQFMLLSFLFGIPLLCFHACLGQFLGSNVIDMWRISPIFKGVGIALLIGQAISGIYSIVGVAWMFFYFRDSFIAQEDRYKWSKCYEQIRGCSQPTNYSFSLEETIPDYFQARVLQRSAPWSPPLSFMSLKFELAFNLAVIWMIVFVALGKGLRSYGKVVYAFGTLPILGYFIICVKVLGYSSSVPNSGVGGVLDRTPWNEFFTDTKVWVIAAREVFMTWGMCGAIVMQITSHNRYGHSLRRDITVVIGLTLFVLMLSGFLASACLQIINSRGPYEYIMSSFETDKSYRFLKNLRFMRQHQQANLLNKQEEFHNNLVMGVAVREGDDGPGDHSGYQPIRLATELFPALVAIIGPTEFSPFWAVLFYFSLVAFGIAQQLAIWHCVINGIVAFRSCCLKSWETTITFCTCLVGFFLCLPLATELGISIVYHLDYVVGSLWWLMIIYVVQIAAVLIVRGRPYNGESIVAVLVKGPGCMANWCVPMLTFSWSVVLPVGLLVLSVSSFKMGHFCDMFNWRMTEGYAYWPLWARQAGSMLQLIPILLIPAVGLIQCIRYLSSGPSDLFDRIKLLYRPNFRTYLIPSQSSSRTASRSSRSQQRSERRRSGRSSRSRSRSPSPNPATFPDPPPKYTPPPTYNTATGARIAKMLRESIRRSFRQIRDMTTPVHTPGNTVTSMAAMAEMDLGRDHHHQTSITSASRHLPPAYTSVILEMRSHGSESLRPGILSDRLSQLVDCESTEASTSGSSSACSSTTDCTGGTTSSSSSDTTSSSVPMTAAELTRLLRESFRRSARSSLRFIRKNMAKPAADTERSVTDDDDTTDTDQGGGRHLVNGAVRIHRDPSLSNVVVTLPNATGNHSESIA